One region of Deinococcus radiopugnans ATCC 19172 genomic DNA includes:
- the rpsR gene encoding 30S ribosomal protein S18 produces MTQSSDRKPRGKGPKRPRKPKVDPFSIGELEITDYKDVKMLRRFVSDTGKILPRRRTGLSAKHQRRISQTIKVARQLALLPYTEKLVRK; encoded by the coding sequence ATGACGCAATCCAGCGACCGCAAACCGCGTGGCAAGGGGCCCAAGCGCCCCCGCAAGCCCAAGGTTGACCCCTTCTCCATCGGGGAACTTGAAATTACCGATTACAAAGACGTGAAGATGCTGCGCCGTTTTGTCTCCGACACCGGCAAGATTCTTCCTCGCCGCCGCACCGGCCTCTCGGCCAAGCACCAGCGCCGCATTTCGCAGACCATCAAGGTCGCGCGTCAGCTGGCCCTGCTGCCCTACACCGAGAAACTGGTTCGGAAGTAA